Proteins from a genomic interval of Pirellulales bacterium:
- a CDS encoding YebC/PmpR family DNA-binding transcriptional regulator, which translates to MAGHSHWANIAHKKSLIDAKRGKVWSKMSKAIIVAARAGGGDPVMNLRLRYAIDAAKAISMPKDNIQRAIKRGTGELDGGNLEEILYEGYGPNGVAVLCEILTDNRNRTAGEVRKIFELAEGKLGESGCVAWMFDRKGLFAISAAKIEEDALMELALEAGADDVRRVENNFEVTCDPSSFQAVSDAFAAQKIVPEMSQISRLPKSTVDLDAEGARKVLKLMERLDDHDDVQDVSANFNIPEEAMAEIGEG; encoded by the coding sequence ATGGCAGGCCATTCCCATTGGGCGAATATCGCCCACAAGAAATCGCTGATCGACGCCAAGCGTGGCAAGGTGTGGAGCAAGATGTCCAAGGCCATCATCGTGGCCGCGAGGGCAGGTGGCGGCGATCCCGTCATGAACCTGCGGCTGCGATACGCGATTGACGCCGCCAAAGCGATCAGCATGCCGAAGGACAATATTCAGCGCGCCATCAAGCGCGGCACGGGCGAGTTGGACGGCGGTAACCTGGAAGAGATTCTGTACGAAGGCTACGGCCCCAACGGCGTCGCCGTGCTGTGCGAGATCTTGACCGATAATCGCAACCGCACGGCCGGCGAAGTTCGCAAGATCTTCGAGCTGGCCGAAGGAAAGCTCGGCGAGTCGGGCTGTGTGGCCTGGATGTTCGATCGCAAGGGGTTGTTCGCCATTTCCGCGGCGAAGATCGAAGAGGACGCCTTGATGGAGCTGGCGCTCGAGGCAGGCGCCGACGACGTGCGCCGCGTGGAGAACAACTTCGAAGTGACTTGTGATCCGTCGTCTTTTCAGGCTGTGAGCGATGCGTTTGCGGCGCAAAAGATCGTGCCCGAGATGAGCCAGATTTCGCGGCTGCCGAAATCGACGGTCGACCTGGACGCGGAAGGGGCGCGCAAGGTGTTGAAGCTGATGGAACGGCTGGACGATCACGACGACGTGCAGGACGTCTCGGCCAATTTCAACATTCCGGAAGAAGCGATGGCCGAGATCGGCGAGGGCTGA
- a CDS encoding tetratricopeptide repeat protein, whose product MPRSNHALRSFALATVTLLGGATVIQSARGDDLEDVPASIEEAKPRTPEEQTHLDALSLFGAGRIEEQKEHLGEALRLYQRALRCDPDALPIIREIVPLAFNLDRPNEAVRYALKAAEIDPSDPLLLRQLGLHLAEAGRFQQAMKLYEQARSQLPSNPPSPAYILLSMELGRLCFVTDHAKEAAEAFAIVLPAIEKPENFGLTESQRKSFVGAEGARSLELMAEAFLAADRPDDAAVAYERLEALRPSKALHAYHLARVAEAKKEPQQALEQLQKYFDEHGTSAGMAPYKMLPRLLTATGQADKIIPQLEVIAAAEPKNTDVRQTLAAAAITAKQNDKAEAIYKELLKGHSNEDAYLGMINVYRQAQRWHDLVKVLGDAAADRDALDMLDEQAKEIAKDKQTVEKLTEIARSEYQSDPDGLDYGDRMALALVTLEAHDFAAAKEFFNLALKVKREDAASLFEAWGVGLILAEQYAEAAAIFQRAIDEQVLPAGNSVFHHYLTGALEMAGKTDEALAVARTAIAMPDAPPRMYSRLAWVLYHAKRNVEAEQAYRDFVQRFDTQYESEELRTLLRDARLVLSNLCATRDDRQQAEELLEQVLDEYPENIGAMNDLGYLWVEQNKNLDRAARMIEQAVEADPDNQAYRDSLGWAYFQMGKFPEAVVELEKAVAAGGDDPDGVILDHLGDACEKAGQLDAARTAWQRAVTQFERDQDAEKAAQTKHKLEKSAAGAAAPQP is encoded by the coding sequence GTGCCACGCTCGAACCACGCTCTCCGCAGTTTCGCCCTGGCGACCGTGACGCTGTTGGGCGGTGCGACAGTGATTCAATCCGCGCGGGGTGACGATCTCGAGGATGTGCCCGCCTCGATCGAGGAAGCCAAGCCACGCACGCCCGAGGAGCAGACGCATCTCGACGCGCTCAGCCTGTTCGGCGCCGGGCGGATCGAGGAACAGAAAGAGCACCTGGGCGAGGCCTTGCGGCTGTATCAACGGGCGCTGCGTTGCGACCCGGATGCGTTACCGATCATTCGCGAGATCGTGCCGCTGGCGTTTAATCTCGATCGGCCGAACGAGGCCGTGCGTTATGCGTTAAAGGCCGCGGAGATCGACCCTTCGGATCCGCTCTTGTTGCGGCAGCTCGGCCTGCACTTGGCCGAGGCCGGCCGATTCCAGCAAGCAATGAAGCTCTACGAGCAAGCCCGCTCGCAATTGCCCAGCAATCCGCCGAGCCCTGCCTATATTTTGCTGTCGATGGAGCTGGGACGTTTGTGCTTCGTCACGGATCACGCGAAAGAGGCGGCCGAGGCGTTTGCCATCGTGCTGCCGGCGATCGAGAAGCCGGAGAATTTCGGGCTGACCGAAAGCCAGCGAAAATCATTCGTGGGGGCCGAGGGTGCGCGATCGCTGGAATTGATGGCCGAGGCGTTTCTGGCCGCCGATCGGCCGGACGATGCCGCCGTGGCTTACGAGCGCTTGGAAGCCCTGCGACCAAGCAAAGCGCTCCACGCTTATCACTTGGCGCGCGTGGCCGAAGCCAAGAAGGAACCGCAACAGGCGCTCGAGCAGTTGCAAAAATATTTCGACGAGCACGGCACGAGCGCCGGCATGGCGCCGTACAAGATGCTGCCGCGGCTGCTGACCGCCACGGGACAAGCAGACAAGATCATTCCGCAACTGGAAGTGATCGCTGCGGCCGAGCCGAAGAATACCGACGTGCGGCAAACGCTGGCGGCGGCCGCGATCACGGCCAAGCAAAACGACAAGGCCGAGGCGATCTATAAGGAATTGCTGAAAGGGCATTCCAACGAGGACGCCTATCTGGGGATGATCAATGTGTATCGGCAGGCCCAACGTTGGCACGACCTGGTCAAGGTGTTGGGAGACGCAGCTGCGGATCGGGATGCGCTCGACATGCTCGATGAGCAGGCCAAGGAAATCGCGAAAGATAAACAGACCGTCGAGAAGCTGACCGAGATTGCACGCAGTGAATACCAGAGCGATCCGGACGGACTCGATTACGGGGACCGCATGGCGCTCGCGCTCGTGACGCTCGAAGCGCACGATTTCGCTGCAGCGAAAGAGTTCTTCAACTTGGCGCTAAAGGTCAAGCGCGAGGATGCGGCCAGCTTGTTCGAGGCGTGGGGCGTGGGACTGATTCTGGCCGAGCAATATGCCGAAGCTGCCGCGATCTTTCAACGGGCCATTGACGAGCAAGTGCTGCCCGCGGGGAATTCGGTATTTCACCATTACCTGACGGGCGCGTTGGAAATGGCGGGCAAGACCGACGAAGCACTGGCCGTGGCGCGGACGGCGATCGCGATGCCTGACGCTCCGCCGCGGATGTATTCGCGGTTGGCCTGGGTGCTATACCACGCCAAACGGAACGTCGAGGCCGAGCAGGCGTATCGCGACTTCGTGCAGCGGTTCGACACGCAATACGAATCCGAGGAATTGCGCACGCTGTTGCGCGATGCGCGGCTGGTGTTGTCGAACTTATGCGCGACGCGCGATGATCGGCAGCAGGCCGAGGAATTGCTCGAGCAAGTGCTGGACGAATATCCCGAGAACATTGGCGCAATGAACGACCTGGGTTACTTGTGGGTCGAGCAAAACAAGAATCTCGACCGCGCGGCGCGAATGATCGAGCAGGCGGTCGAAGCTGATCCCGACAACCAGGCTTATCGCGATAGCCTGGGCTGGGCCTATTTTCAGATGGGGAAATTCCCCGAGGCGGTCGTGGAGCTTGAAAAGGCGGTCGCGGCCGGTGGGGACGATCCGGACGGCGTGATCCTGGATCATCTGGGGGACGCCTGTGAAAAGGCGGGCCAACTCGACGCGGCGCGCACGGCGTGGCAGCGCGCCGTCACGCAGTTCGAGCGCGACCAGGATGCCGAAAAGGCCGCGCAGACGAAGCACAAACTGGAAAAATCCGCTGCCGGCGCCGCCGCGCCGCAGCCGTAA
- the rbfA gene encoding 30S ribosome-binding factor RbfA: protein MSSRRTQKAAQAIREVVSMAILADLNDPRVQDVTVTYVEVAPDMRQAKVHVSVRGNETKQRLSLQGLRSAAGFLQAKLASRIETRYTPRLEFVLDLGVKKSIEMAQILERVLPDKSPVEQPDSEDDDVDADELDTDKLDTDDGDADESDDAG from the coding sequence ATGAGCTCCCGGCGAACACAAAAAGCGGCGCAGGCCATTCGCGAAGTGGTCAGCATGGCAATCCTGGCGGATCTAAATGATCCGCGCGTGCAGGATGTAACGGTTACGTACGTCGAAGTGGCCCCCGACATGCGTCAGGCCAAGGTCCACGTGTCGGTCCGGGGGAACGAAACGAAGCAACGGCTCAGCCTGCAAGGGCTGCGCAGCGCCGCCGGCTTCCTACAAGCCAAGCTGGCCAGTCGGATCGAGACGCGGTACACTCCCCGGCTTGAGTTTGTACTAGACTTAGGGGTCAAGAAGTCGATCGAAATGGCTCAGATTCTGGAGCGGGTTCTGCCGGATAAAAGCCCGGTCGAGCAGCCTGATTCAGAGGACGACGACGTCGATGCTGACGAGCTTGATACCGACAAACTTGATACCGACGACGGCGATGCCGACGAGAGCGATGACGCGGGTTAA
- the infB gene encoding translation initiation factor IF-2, whose amino-acid sequence MALRIYALAKELNIDSKILVELCQKAGVTGKGSALASLTDEETATVRSFLSNSSGARTAAPAAPVRPAPVAPAAKAPTTTAEPPAFRREDYVSPAGAGRPPVLGQRPETPSEPRRRPPDGDRPKVAPSIRVAPMPTVTQPQPTGPVEPAPQKPDLKLPADAIRASRAGPKPLQEHLRKHEAKRKADVVKGKPEPGRGPQPPAAPPGDASSRDRNRSKGVKAPAKDGEFAAALGGREQRQLNRKRSTAPTRFRPSSGGEDEASSGRFRRSRPKQKRSGTNTAAPRKGSVAVQLPATVRSFSEAIGVPVQKVLGRLLTLGTSLSTNAINAELDAERVQLLAMEFGVEVELKNAVTLEEQLLGEIGNREDDPAQLEPRAPIVTFLGHVDHGKTSLLDRIIGIDVVSGESGGITQHIRAYSVEKDGRTISFVDTPGHEAFTEMRARGANVTDIAVLVVAADDGVMPQTEEAISHARAAGVPIVVALNKTDLPGINYDRIYTQLVTAGLQPTEWGGDTELVKCSAITGAGIDELLETLLTIAELHDYKANPHRPAEGTCLEAELHEGRGVVAKLIVQNGTLKVGDVVVCGPAYGRVKAMYDTLRPRQTHAEARPSMPVNVTGLSVAPGAGDHFVVLSEIAQAREIAEQRAIVTRQMSLGGITAHVTLETLFDRLDGESSQTLNLILRADVRGSIEAIRKELTKLEHPEVQIKILQATVGGVTEADVHLADASDAIIIGFNVVPDEGARSLAEQKGVQIRRYDIIYQVTDDLRKALEGLLEPEKREVDLGRALVQRTYTISRVGTIAGCRVLAGSVERNCRVRVVRDSRVIGDYGLDSLKREKDDAREVREGYECGMKLAGFNDLKEGDILEAYRIEEVARTL is encoded by the coding sequence TTGGCGCTACGGATCTACGCACTCGCGAAAGAACTGAACATTGATAGCAAGATACTGGTGGAGCTCTGTCAAAAGGCGGGCGTCACTGGGAAGGGGTCCGCGCTAGCCAGTCTGACGGACGAAGAGACCGCGACGGTGCGGTCGTTCCTCAGCAATTCGTCTGGGGCGAGGACGGCTGCTCCCGCAGCGCCCGTCCGACCTGCCCCGGTCGCTCCGGCCGCTAAGGCTCCCACGACCACGGCTGAGCCCCCCGCCTTCCGCCGCGAGGATTATGTTTCTCCCGCCGGCGCTGGCAGGCCGCCCGTCCTGGGCCAGAGGCCCGAGACGCCGAGCGAGCCGCGGCGACGTCCGCCGGACGGTGATCGTCCGAAGGTGGCCCCTTCGATTCGCGTCGCGCCGATGCCGACGGTCACTCAGCCGCAGCCGACGGGCCCTGTCGAGCCTGCGCCGCAGAAGCCCGACCTGAAGTTGCCGGCCGATGCCATTCGCGCCAGCCGGGCGGGACCAAAACCGCTGCAGGAACACCTGCGCAAGCACGAGGCCAAGCGCAAGGCGGACGTCGTCAAAGGCAAGCCCGAGCCCGGGCGTGGTCCGCAGCCCCCAGCGGCGCCGCCGGGCGACGCTTCGTCGCGCGATCGCAACCGTAGTAAAGGGGTCAAGGCGCCCGCGAAGGATGGCGAATTCGCGGCAGCCTTGGGAGGCCGCGAGCAGCGGCAGCTCAATCGCAAGCGTTCCACGGCCCCGACCCGCTTCCGCCCGTCAAGCGGTGGCGAAGACGAGGCATCGTCGGGTCGATTTCGTCGCTCGCGACCGAAGCAAAAGCGTTCCGGCACCAATACGGCCGCGCCCCGCAAGGGAAGCGTTGCCGTGCAATTGCCTGCCACGGTGCGCAGCTTCTCCGAGGCGATCGGCGTACCGGTGCAAAAGGTTCTCGGCAGGCTGCTGACGTTAGGCACCAGCCTGTCGACCAATGCGATCAATGCCGAGCTGGACGCCGAGCGCGTGCAGTTGTTGGCGATGGAATTCGGCGTGGAAGTCGAATTGAAGAACGCCGTGACGCTCGAAGAGCAATTGCTGGGCGAGATCGGCAATCGCGAGGACGATCCGGCACAACTCGAGCCGCGCGCTCCGATCGTGACCTTCCTGGGTCACGTCGACCACGGCAAGACATCGCTGTTGGATCGGATCATCGGCATCGACGTCGTCAGTGGCGAGAGCGGCGGTATCACGCAGCACATTCGCGCGTATTCCGTCGAGAAGGACGGTCGCACGATTTCGTTCGTCGATACGCCGGGTCACGAAGCGTTCACCGAGATGCGGGCGCGTGGCGCCAACGTCACGGATATTGCCGTGTTGGTCGTGGCGGCCGACGACGGTGTCATGCCGCAAACCGAGGAAGCGATCAGCCACGCCCGCGCCGCGGGGGTACCGATCGTGGTGGCGCTGAACAAGACCGATTTGCCAGGCATCAACTACGACCGGATTTATACGCAATTAGTTACCGCCGGGCTGCAGCCCACCGAATGGGGCGGCGACACCGAATTGGTGAAGTGCAGCGCCATCACAGGCGCGGGGATTGACGAGTTGTTGGAAACGCTGCTCACGATTGCCGAGCTGCACGACTACAAGGCGAATCCTCATCGGCCGGCCGAGGGGACGTGCCTCGAAGCGGAATTGCACGAAGGGCGCGGCGTCGTCGCCAAGCTCATCGTACAGAACGGCACGTTGAAAGTGGGAGACGTCGTCGTGTGCGGTCCGGCCTACGGCCGCGTGAAGGCAATGTACGACACGCTCCGCCCGCGCCAGACGCATGCCGAAGCGCGGCCGTCGATGCCGGTGAACGTCACGGGCCTGAGTGTTGCTCCGGGGGCCGGCGATCACTTCGTCGTTCTCAGCGAGATCGCGCAAGCCCGCGAGATCGCCGAGCAGCGCGCCATCGTCACACGGCAAATGTCGTTGGGTGGCATCACGGCGCACGTAACGCTCGAAACTCTGTTTGACCGTTTGGATGGTGAATCGTCGCAGACGTTGAACCTGATTTTGCGGGCCGATGTGCGTGGCTCGATCGAAGCCATTCGCAAGGAGCTGACCAAGCTCGAACATCCCGAGGTGCAGATCAAAATCCTGCAGGCGACCGTGGGCGGTGTCACCGAAGCGGACGTCCACCTGGCCGACGCTTCGGACGCGATCATCATCGGGTTTAACGTAGTGCCGGACGAAGGCGCCCGCTCGCTGGCCGAGCAAAAGGGCGTACAGATTCGCCGTTACGACATCATTTACCAGGTGACCGACGATCTGAGGAAGGCGCTCGAGGGGTTGCTCGAGCCCGAGAAGCGCGAAGTCGACCTGGGACGCGCGCTCGTGCAGCGTACCTACACGATCAGCCGGGTGGGGACGATTGCCGGCTGTCGCGTGTTGGCAGGCAGTGTCGAGCGAAATTGCCGCGTGCGAGTGGTTCGCGACAGCCGCGTGATCGGCGACTACGGCCTCGACTCGCTGAAGCGCGAGAAGGACGACGCCCGCGAGGTTCGCGAAGGGTACGAATGCGGCATGAAGCTAGCGGGGTTCAACGACCTGAAAGAAGGGGATATTCTCGAAGCGTATCGCATCGAGGAGGTCGCTCGCACACTGTAG
- the nusA gene encoding transcription termination factor NusA: protein MNSNELLRLIDSIHRDKNIDKEIVFQAIEAAFASALKRKHGDEEEVIVININRQDGSITGSRDGVALDKEETETVGRIGAQNAKQVIIQKVREAERDALYDEYDEQKGQLVTGVVQRYEGGAATVSLPNCEAILPRSEQIPGETHHANERVRATVCEVRKHGSRVKVILSRTRPALVERLFEQEIPEIADSVIEVRAMAREPGYRSKVAVSSTDARVDCVGACVGVRGNRIKNIVDELAGERIDIVRWSDDMQVLIPNALQPAEADEVILCPMLGRAIVLVREDQLSLAIGRRGQNVRLASKLCGWDIEIMTREELDEQIERAVGGFSALEGVDENLSEKLVGEGFLSYDDLSVIEPDALVEMGGLPAEQVDRIIEQAEAKAEEAEQAAADERRRQRSQERLDAANAAAAAESGETPAAEGEDSSVAAVPDEAAEGAETDASDVVAEPAGELPPEG from the coding sequence ATGAACTCGAACGAACTTCTGCGGCTGATCGACTCGATCCATCGCGATAAGAATATCGACAAGGAAATCGTCTTCCAGGCCATCGAGGCCGCCTTCGCGTCGGCGCTGAAACGCAAGCACGGCGACGAGGAAGAAGTCATCGTCATCAACATCAACCGTCAAGACGGCTCGATCACGGGCTCGCGCGACGGTGTGGCGCTCGACAAGGAAGAGACCGAGACGGTGGGACGCATTGGCGCTCAGAATGCCAAGCAGGTCATCATCCAGAAGGTTCGCGAGGCCGAGCGCGACGCGCTCTACGACGAATACGACGAGCAGAAAGGGCAATTGGTCACCGGCGTCGTGCAGCGCTACGAAGGTGGCGCCGCGACGGTATCGCTCCCCAATTGCGAAGCCATTCTGCCGCGCAGCGAACAGATTCCCGGCGAAACACATCACGCGAACGAGCGCGTGCGGGCCACGGTCTGCGAAGTGCGCAAGCACGGCAGCCGCGTGAAGGTGATTCTGAGCCGTACCCGGCCGGCGCTGGTCGAACGACTGTTCGAGCAAGAGATTCCCGAGATCGCCGACAGTGTGATCGAGGTTCGCGCCATGGCGCGCGAGCCCGGCTATCGCAGCAAGGTGGCCGTCAGCAGTACCGATGCGCGCGTGGATTGCGTCGGTGCTTGCGTCGGCGTGCGCGGCAATCGCATCAAGAATATCGTCGACGAACTGGCGGGCGAGCGGATCGATATCGTTCGCTGGAGCGACGATATGCAGGTGTTGATCCCCAATGCCCTGCAGCCGGCCGAGGCGGACGAAGTGATTCTGTGCCCGATGCTGGGTCGGGCGATCGTACTGGTGCGCGAGGATCAGCTTTCGCTGGCGATCGGCCGCCGCGGCCAGAACGTGCGGCTGGCTAGCAAGCTGTGCGGCTGGGACATCGAGATCATGACCCGCGAGGAGCTGGACGAGCAAATCGAGCGTGCGGTAGGCGGATTTAGCGCGCTTGAGGGTGTGGACGAAAACCTCAGTGAGAAGCTAGTCGGCGAGGGCTTTTTGTCTTACGATGATCTTTCGGTAATCGAACCGGACGCTTTGGTCGAGATGGGGGGGCTGCCTGCCGAGCAGGTGGACCGCATCATCGAGCAGGCCGAGGCCAAGGCCGAAGAGGCAGAGCAAGCCGCGGCCGACGAACGTCGCCGACAGCGGAGCCAAGAACGGTTGGATGCCGCGAACGCAGCGGCCGCCGCCGAATCCGGAGAGACACCCGCCGCCGAAGGGGAAGACTCTTCGGTTGCCGCGGTTCCCGATGAGGCCGCCGAGGGGGCGGAAACAGACGCTTCTGACGTGGTGGCCGAACCGGCGGGCGAACTTCCGCCCGAGGGTTAA